DNA sequence from the Sphingomonas taxi genome:
CCGCGATCATCGCGCGCTCTATCGCCGCACGGCGCTGTCGCTCTCCGCCGCGGATGCCGACGCGGTGCAGGCCGAGCGGCTGTTCCATCTCGGCCGGTATCTGATGATCGCCTGCTCGCGCGCGGGAACCATGCCCGCCAATCTGCAGGGGCTATGGAATGCCACGGTGCGCCCGCCGTGGAGCTGCAATTACACGACCAACATCAATCTGCAGATGAACTATTGGCCGGTGGAAAGCTGCAACCTGCCGGAATGCCATCTGCCGCTGATCGACCATATCGAGCGGCTGGCGGCGAACGGTGCCCGGACCGCGCGGACGCTGTACGGCATGCCGGGCTGGTGCGTGCACCACAACAGCGACCTGTGGGCGATGACGCATCCGGTCGGCGCGCGCGAGGGCGACCCGAACTGGGCGAACTGGCCGATGGGCGGGCCGTGGCTGGCGCAGCACGTCTGGGACCATTACCGCTTCACCGGCGATCGGCGCTTCCTCATCGACCGCGGCTTCCCGCTGCTGCGCGGCTGTGCCGAATTCTGCGCCGCCTGGCTGGTCGCCGATCCGGCGGGCGACGGACTGACCACCGCACCGTCGATCTCGCCCGAGAACCTGTTCATGGCCGCGCCGGGCAAGGCCGCGGCGGTCGGCGCAGGCTGCACGATGGACCTCGCGCTGATCCGCGAGCTGTTCGCGCATTGTATCGAGGCGGCGACGCTAGTCGGCGATACCAGCGATCTCGCCGCGCGCCTGTCGCGCCTGCTGGACCGGCTTGCCCCCTATCGGGTCGGGCGCTTCGGCCAGTTGCAGGAATGGTCGGCGGACTATGACGAGCAGGACCCCGGCCACCGCCACGTCTCGCACCTCTATCCGCTTTATCCCGGCACCGCGATCGATCCGCAGCGCACGCCGCAGCTGGCGCAGGCCGGCGCGGTCTCGCTGGCGCGGCGCGAGGCGCATGGCGGGTCGAGCACGGGCTGGAGCCGGGCCTGGGCGACGGCGATCTGGGCGCGGCTCGGACGCCCGGCCGATACCGCACGGTCGCTGTCGGCCTTTCTGGCGCATAGCGTCGCCGCCAACCTGCTCGACACGCACCCGGCGCAACCGCGCCCCGTCTTTCAGATCGACGGCAATTTCGGCATCACCGCCGCGATCGCGGAGATGCTGCTGCAGAGCCACGGCGACGCCATCGCGCTGCTGCCGGCAGTGCCGGCGCACTGGGCGAGCGGCACGATAAGCGGGCTGCGCGCGCGGGGCGGCCATGCGGTGGACATCGCGTGGCGACCGGCGGTGGTCCGTGCGACGGTGACCGCGGGCGGCGACCGGCTCGCGGTGCGACCGCCGGCCGGGTTCGTCGTGACGGCGATACGGCAGGACCGCCGCGCACTCCGCTTCGCGCCGATTCAGGGCGTGACGCAAATCCACACCCGGCCGGGCCGACGCTATCGCATCACGCTGAGCCGGATTCCCGTCGGGGCGGCCTGATCGTCCCGAGCCTTCCCTCCTGCATCAGGACCAGCCATGTCGTCGCTCTCCCGCCGAACCCTTCTCGCTTCCGGTCTCGCCACCGCCGGCGTCGGCGCCGCCCGCGCGGCACCGCGCGCCGCGGCGGACGCTCCCCCCGCGGCCTATGGCGCGACGCCGTCGCCGCGGCAGCTCGCGTGGCATCGGCGCGAGCAATATGCCTTCGTCCATTTCTCGATCAACACCTTCACCGATCGCGAATGGGGCTATGGCGACGAAAGCCCCGCGCTGTTCGATCCGACCGACTTTTCCGCCGAGCAGATCGTCGACGCGGCCAAGGCGGGCGGGTTGCGCGGCATCGTGCTGACCGCCAAGCATCACGACGGCTTCTGCCTGTGGCCGACGATGCTGACCGAGCATTGCGTGCGCAACAGCCCGTTCCGCGGTGGCAAGGGCGACGTCGTGCGCGAATTCGAACAGGCCTGTCGTCGCGCCGGTCTCGCCTTCGGCCTGTATCTGTCGCCTTGGGATCGCAACCACGCCGATTATGGCCGCCCCGCCTATATCGATTACTACCGCAAGCAGATCGTCGAATTGTGTACCCGCTATGGCCGATTGTTCGAATTCTGGTTCGATGGCGCCAATGGCGGCGATGGCTATTACGGCGGCGCACGCGAGACGCGCACGATCGACGCGGCCGCTTATTACGACTGGCCGTCGATGTTCGCGCTGGTGCACCGTTACCAGCCGCTCGCCTGTACCTTCGAACCGCTCGGCTCCGATGCGCGCTGGGTCGGCAACGAGGACGGCGTCGCCGGCGATCCTTGCTGGCCGACGATGCCCGACCACAAGCCCAGCCAGGCGGAGGGCAATGCCGGACTGCGCGATGGCCCATTATGGTGGCCGGCGGAAACCAATACCTCGATCCGCCCCGGCTGGTTTTATCACGCCGACGAAGACGCCAAGGTCAAGGACCCGCAACGGCTGGTCAGACTCCATGACGAATCGGTCGCCCGCGGCACCAATCTGATCCTCAACCTGCCGCCCGACCGCCGCGGCCGGCTGGCGGACGTCGATACCGCGGTGCTCCGCGCCTTCGGGGATGCGCAGCGCGCGACCTATGCGGTCGATCTGGCCAAGGGGGCGATCGCGCATGCCGATCATGAACGCGGCGTGCGTTTCGCTGCGGCCAAGGTGCTGGACGGCGATCCCGACAGCTATTGGTCGACACCGGATGGCGTACACACGCCGCAAATCGTGCTCGACGTTCCACCCGGCCGCAGCTTCGACATCATCCGCATCCGCGAATACCTGCCGCTCGGTGTTCGCGTCACGCGCTTCGCCGTCGATCTCGATACGGGATCGGGCTGGCGTGAGGTGGCGTCAGGCGCCTGTATCGCCGCGCAACGGATTGTCCG
Encoded proteins:
- a CDS encoding glycoside hydrolase family 95 protein; translation: MILGLLASGDAALAQESAPTRGHRLVATAPAGEWLLGHPVGNGRIGAMMGGGVASDTISLNHDTLWTGQPATSPDHDGRAELAAVRAAVFAGDPPAADRLSKALQGAYSQSYAPMANLVLAMTHATPPRAYRRELDLDRAVASVAYRCDGIGFRRELFASHPDGIIVLRLSADRPGALHGRIGLTTSLRGDTVADGTTLTLTGKAPTRCEPDYRNLPDPIAYSDEPGHGMAFATILSVEARGGIVVAHGDTVSVRGADEIVVRIAAATGFRGFDRLPDTPPAAVVAAAGRDLAASAGRPFALLLDRHIRDHRALYRRTALSLSAADADAVQAERLFHLGRYLMIACSRAGTMPANLQGLWNATVRPPWSCNYTTNINLQMNYWPVESCNLPECHLPLIDHIERLAANGARTARTLYGMPGWCVHHNSDLWAMTHPVGAREGDPNWANWPMGGPWLAQHVWDHYRFTGDRRFLIDRGFPLLRGCAEFCAAWLVADPAGDGLTTAPSISPENLFMAAPGKAAAVGAGCTMDLALIRELFAHCIEAATLVGDTSDLAARLSRLLDRLAPYRVGRFGQLQEWSADYDEQDPGHRHVSHLYPLYPGTAIDPQRTPQLAQAGAVSLARREAHGGSSTGWSRAWATAIWARLGRPADTARSLSAFLAHSVAANLLDTHPAQPRPVFQIDGNFGITAAIAEMLLQSHGDAIALLPAVPAHWASGTISGLRARGGHAVDIAWRPAVVRATVTAGGDRLAVRPPAGFVVTAIRQDRRALRFAPIQGVTQIHTRPGRRYRITLSRIPVGAA
- a CDS encoding alpha-L-fucosidase gives rise to the protein MSSLSRRTLLASGLATAGVGAARAAPRAAADAPPAAYGATPSPRQLAWHRREQYAFVHFSINTFTDREWGYGDESPALFDPTDFSAEQIVDAAKAGGLRGIVLTAKHHDGFCLWPTMLTEHCVRNSPFRGGKGDVVREFEQACRRAGLAFGLYLSPWDRNHADYGRPAYIDYYRKQIVELCTRYGRLFEFWFDGANGGDGYYGGARETRTIDAAAYYDWPSMFALVHRYQPLACTFEPLGSDARWVGNEDGVAGDPCWPTMPDHKPSQAEGNAGLRDGPLWWPAETNTSIRPGWFYHADEDAKVKDPQRLVRLHDESVARGTNLILNLPPDRRGRLADVDTAVLRAFGDAQRATYAVDLAKGAIAHADHERGVRFAAAKVLDGDPDSYWSTPDGVHTPQIVLDVPPGRSFDIIRIREYLPLGVRVTRFAVDLDTGSGWREVASGACIAAQRIVRLAAPVQARRLRLRITDAPVCPAISEIALFRQTAPVAVALPRPRAPDTVPPSAWSIASSSGPDVEALFDDDVGTSWRVPVADRSMAVTVVLKFDHRQRLGGFVLTPSRAVMTDAAPPRRYRVEASVDGETWSDLGAGEFSNIANALSPQRIAFETVTSCAYVRFSFIGLASSAHHMAIADLKLLRAG